From a single Silene latifolia isolate original U9 population chromosome 6, ASM4854445v1, whole genome shotgun sequence genomic region:
- the LOC141588048 gene encoding uncharacterized protein LOC141588048, translating to MPGEADSSKGTGDGSGTIQEQLDEMKQAMAELKYMMKNLPIGRGRERSPSRSRSRESYSDDAVSKSKKENKNDDDRGLKLDIPDFNGDLDPEKFLDWIRQAERVFEYKEYDEHKQFKVAILKLTKYASLWYENLKKQRKRDKKSKIDTWEKLKKHLMRRFLPRDYEQENYLKLQSLSQENLSVAEYIKEFERMMIVCDLEEKEELRVARFIKGLIPSLASKVEVQIYNGFDDVCRLALKFEKQDKTKKSYTYSKGASSGSSSYSKPTTSKQKEVVTEEVKDKGKGVVEPKGNSLRRCFKCQGYGHIANECPQKRALTAQELRNIVPAFIQTEQSTELSDIEEDEEEGVAYDVDPLSEEECLVIRNLHVETTPVEAEQREQIFHTRCKVHSKICNLIIDSGSCTNVVSKELVDELKLQTKNHNKPYKLHWLNGDNGIQVRKQALVSLSLGPYNDDIWCDVIPMSACHILLGRSWQFDRKVEHDGRTNIYSVTKGKTTFNLKPLSPNKIKELKSKKGSLFMEAREIEEVLARGEPAYVLMVRELEANGEGSSREVQGLLKEFCDVFPEELPVGLPPLRGIEHQIDLIPGAQLPNKPAYRCNPEEAKELQRQVQELIDRGYVQESLSPCAVPALLVPKKDGTWRMCIDSRAVNNITIKYRFPMPRLDDMLDELSGSRVFSKLDLRSGYHQMRIREGDEWKTAFKTKQGLYEWLVMPFGLCNAPSSFMRLMNEVLRPFLNKFVVVYLDDILIYSKSKEEHIEHLREVFKMLRKQKLYGKMEKCTFMMPSVVFLGYIVGENGVSMDPSKVEAIKAWPVPKSTTEVRSFHGLASFYRRFIQNFSTIMAPITELTKKVECDASGVGIGAVLVQDKRPVAYFSEKLGGARLNYSTYDKEFYAIYKTGASNVVADALSRRHTLLIELDARMLGFEHIKELYKTDPDFAKEIIEPTGLYTVQDGYLFKGNRLCIPNGSIRELLIREAHGGAIAGHFGVNKTNDVLSEHFYWPKMSKDVQEIVAKCVVCQKAKSTFNKGLYTPLPVPTQPWNEIVRLHGIPLTIVSDRDVKFLSYFWKTLWRLVGTKLLFSTSHHPQTDGQTEVTNRTLGSLLRGLVSKSTKDWDVKLAHAEFAYNRTPSMTTGRSPFEIVYGVNPYLPIDLVPIPKKEVLSFEAKERQAAFFEFVSKLKHKSRKPMLDTRRKQINIESNLFSKLGI from the exons ATGCCGGGAGAAGCCGATTCCAGCAAGGGCACCGGTGACGGTTCAGGCACGATTCAAGAACAACTAGATGAGATGAAACAAGCTATGGCTGAGCTAAAGTAtatgatgaagaaccttccaATTGGACGAGGTAGAGAACGAAGTCCAAGTCGTAGTAGGTCTCGTGAATCATATTCTGATGATGCGGTTTCCAAGTCCAAAAAGGAGAACAAAAACGATGATGATCGAGGTCTAAAACTTGACATACCtgattttaatggagatttggatCCCGAAAAGTTTTTGGATTGGATTAGGCAAGCAGAACGAGTTTTCGAATACAAGGAATACGATGAGCATAAGCAATTCAAAGTAGCTATTCTAAAACTTACTAAATATGCATCGTTGTggtatgaaaacttgaaaaaACAGAGAAAGCGTGATAAGAAGAGCAAGATTGATACTTGGGAGAAACTTAAGAAGCACCTTATGAGGAGATTCTTACCAAGAGATTATGAGCAAGAAAATTACCTAAAATTGCAATCTTTATCACAAGAAAATCTGTCCGTGGCCGAGTATATTAAAGAATTCGAAAGGATGATGATTGTTTGTGACCTTGAAGAAAAGGAAGAGCTTAGAGTTGCAAGATTCATCAAGGGTCTAATACCATCACTTGCGTCCAAAGTTGAAGTTCAGATTTACAATGGATTTGACGATGTGTGTCGTTTGGCTCTAAAATTCGAAAAGCAAGACAAAACAAAGAAGTCCTATACCTATTCGAAAGGAGCAAGTTCTGGCTCGAGTTCTTATTCTAAACCAACAACGAGCAAACAAAAGGAAGTTGTGACAGAAGAAGTAAAGGACAAAGGTAAGGGTGTCGTGGAACCTAAGGGTAACTCATTAAGACGCTGTTTTAAATGCCAAGGCTATGGTCACATAGCTAATGAATGTCCGCAAAAGAGAGCACTCACCGCTCAAGAATTGCGCAACATAGTTCCAGCATTCATTCAAACTGAACAGTCCACAGAACTGTCTGATATTGAggaggacgaagaagaaggtgTAGCTTatgatgttgatccgttgagtgaAGAGGAGTGTTTGGTAATTCGTAATCTTCATGTAGAAACAACTCCGGTTGAAGCTGAACAAAGGGAGCAAATATTTCACACTCGTTGCAAGGTACATTCTAAAATTTGCAATCTAATCATTGATAGTGGATCATGTACCAATGTTGTGTCAAAGGAGTTAGTTGATGAGCTGAAATTACAAACCAAGAATCATAATAAGCcatataaattgcattggttgAATGGGGATAATGGAATTCAAGTAAGGAAGCAAGCATTAGTTTCTTTGAGTTTGGGACCTTATAATGATGATATTTGGTGCGACGTGATTCCTATGAGTGCGTGCCATATTCTATTGGGACGATCCTGGCAATTTGATCGAAAGGTTGAACATGATGGAAGAACTAACATATATAGTGTGACCAAGGGCAAAACAACATTCAATTTGAAGCCTTTATCGCCTAATAAAATCAAGGAGCTGAAATCAAAGAAGGGGAGCTTATTTATGGAAGCTCGTGAGATTGAAGAGGTTCTAGCTCGTGGAGAACCAGCCTATGTTCTTATGGTTCGTGAATTAGAAGCCAATGGTGAAGGAAGCAGCCGTGAAGTTCAAGGGCTATTAAAAGAGTTTTGCGATGTATTTCCCGAAGAATTACCGGTTGGATTACCTCCTTTAAGAGGtattgaacatcaaattgactTAATTCCAGGAGCTCAGTTGCCAAATAAACCAGCCTATCGTTGTAATCCCGAAGAAGCAAAAGAATTACAAAGACAAGTGCAAGAGTTAATTGATAGGGGTTATGTTCAAGAAAGTTTGAGTCCTTGTGCCGTACCAGCTCTATTGGTTCCAAAAAAAGATGGgacttggaggatgtgtattgataGTAGGGCcgttaacaatatcacaataaaATATCGATTTCCTATGCCGAGGTTGGATGATATGTTAGACGAGTTGAGTGGGTCACGAGTATTTTCGAAGCTTGATTTACGAAGTGGCTATCATCAAATGAGAATTCGTGAAGGTGACGAATGGAAGACAGCGTTCAAGACTAAGCAAGGGTTGTATGAGTGGCTCgttatgccatttggtctttgcaatgctcctagttcgtttatgaggtTGATGAATGAAGTATTGAGGCCGTTCTTAAACAAGTTTGTTGTGGTGTATCTCGATGACATTCTTATTTATAGCAAGAGCAAAGAGGAACATATTGAACATCTCCGTGAAGTGTTTAAAATGCTACGAAAACAGAAACTATATGGCAAAATGGAGAAGTGTACATTCATGATGCCAAGCGTGGTGTTCCTAGGGTATATTGTTGGTGAGAATGGTGTAAGCATGGATCCGTCCAAAGTGGAGGCAATCAAGGCATGGCCGGTTCCTAAATCAACAACTGAGGTTCGTAGTTTCCATGGTTTGGCTTCGTTTTATCGAAGATTTATTCAAAATTTCAGTACAATTATGGCGCCTATAACCGAGTTGACGAAGAAGG ttgagtgtgatgcgaGTGGAGTTGGGATTGGGGCTGTTTTGGTGCAAGATAAACGACCAGTAgcttactttagtgagaagtTGGGTGGTGCGCGATTGAATTACTCGacttatgataaggagttctatgcaATT TATAAGACGGGAGCTtctaatgttgttgctgatgcatTGTCtcgaagacatactttattgatcGAGTTAGATGCGAGAATGCTTGGGTTTGAACATATCAAAGAGCTGTACAAAACTGATCCAGATTTTGCTAAGGAGATTATTGAGCCAACGGGGTTATATACTGTTCAAGACGGTTATCTGTTCAAGGGCAATCGATTATGTATTCCCAACGGTTCAATTCGAGAGCTTTTGATTCGTGAAGCTCATGGTGGTGCAATAGCTGGACACTTTGGAGTAAACAAGACTAATGATGTTTTGAGTGAGCATTTTTATTGGCCAAAGATGAGCAAAGATGTGCAAGAGATCGTGGCTAAGTGTGTGGTGTGTCAAAAGGCAAAGAGTACGTTCAATAAGGGACTTTATACGCCCCTGCCCGTACCTACACAACCGTGGAATGAG ATTGTTCGATTACATGGTATTCCGCTTACTATTGTGTCGGATCGAGATGTTAAGTTCTTAAGCTACTTTTGGAAGACATTATGGAGATTGGTTGGAACGAAGTTGTTATTTAGTACTTCTCATCATCCACAAACAGATGGACAAACCGAGGTGACTAATAGAACTTTGGGAAGCTTGTTACGAGGTTTGGTTAGCAAGAGTACGAAAGATTGGGATGTTAAGTTAGCTCATGCTGAGTTTGCATATAACCGAACGCCGTCAATGACTACGGGAAGATCACCATTCGAGATTGTTTATGGGGTGAATCCGTATCTTCCTATTGATTTGGTTCCTATACCAAAGAAAGAGGTGTTGAGTTTCGAAGCAAAGGAAAGACAAGCTGCATTTTTCGAGTTTGTGAGCAAGTTAAAGCACAAATCGAGAAAGCCAATGCTAGATACAAGGAGAAAGCAAATAAACATCGAAAGCAACCTGTTTTCAAAGTTGGGGATTTAG